Proteins encoded together in one Candidatus Sysuiplasma jiujiangense window:
- a CDS encoding ATP-binding protein: MSQHKFVNRVEEMKIMEDVYSAGGSSLFVLYGRRRVGKTELISNFVGDRGVYFLATSEGDRENIRGFKAVISKFLDDDSILMANFDDWHSFFSVLVSSSSFQARAKRSKIIIAIDEFPYLIEANRAIPSIFQKIYDSLLGQMNVMLVLSGSSISMMENEVLSVRSPLYGRRTGQLQLGPLKFRHLREFVNYGFEDMCRTYFVFGGVPEYLLKLDSNLEFWKNVSRNMLSKGASLYEEAEFLLRTEFREPRNYMLILRSISCGNHSLGEICAYSGLDKSMVSKYLDVLMSLGLIIPEKPFGASEKFKRRLYRISDQYLKFWFRYVLPHRSEIESSRTEEVLHSIKADFPSFAGGQFEKLMKELIAEGILGRSFGTVSRWWGRNGSGKKGRDIEEIDIVAYSETRRELLFAECKWTNSPVTMSVVEDLKRKSETLRKLYPGNKYTYAVFSRGGFRRIPPETSDDVVLMRLQDVEQELYKN; the protein is encoded by the coding sequence ATGTCTCAACACAAGTTTGTAAACAGGGTTGAGGAAATGAAAATCATGGAAGATGTCTACTCAGCGGGTGGCTCATCGCTATTCGTTCTCTACGGAAGAAGAAGGGTGGGAAAGACCGAATTGATCAGCAATTTCGTAGGTGACAGGGGAGTATATTTTCTTGCAACATCTGAGGGAGACAGGGAAAACATCAGGGGCTTCAAGGCGGTCATCTCAAAGTTTCTTGATGATGACAGCATTCTTATGGCTAACTTTGATGACTGGCACTCCTTCTTTTCCGTTCTGGTTTCAAGCAGTTCATTTCAGGCGAGGGCAAAGAGATCTAAGATCATAATAGCCATAGATGAGTTCCCGTATCTCATTGAGGCCAACAGGGCCATACCATCGATTTTCCAGAAAATATACGACTCTCTGCTCGGACAGATGAACGTAATGCTGGTTCTTTCAGGCTCTTCAATCAGCATGATGGAGAATGAAGTTCTATCCGTCAGAAGTCCTCTTTACGGAAGAAGAACAGGCCAGTTGCAGCTGGGCCCCCTGAAGTTCAGACACCTGCGCGAATTCGTGAATTACGGTTTTGAAGATATGTGCAGGACATATTTCGTGTTCGGCGGGGTACCGGAATATCTCCTGAAACTTGATTCGAATTTGGAATTCTGGAAAAACGTGTCGAGGAACATGCTTTCAAAGGGTGCCTCCCTCTATGAGGAGGCAGAATTCCTCCTTCGGACTGAATTCAGGGAGCCAAGGAACTATATGCTGATTCTCAGATCAATCTCCTGCGGGAATCACTCATTGGGGGAGATATGTGCCTATTCCGGTCTGGACAAGAGCATGGTGTCAAAATATCTGGATGTGCTAATGTCCTTGGGCCTCATCATTCCGGAAAAACCGTTCGGAGCTTCTGAAAAATTCAAGAGAAGGTTATACCGGATATCTGACCAGTATCTGAAATTCTGGTTCCGGTACGTATTGCCACACAGGAGTGAAATTGAGAGTTCTCGCACCGAGGAGGTACTTCACAGCATAAAGGCTGATTTCCCCTCCTTTGCAGGCGGGCAGTTTGAGAAATTAATGAAGGAACTCATAGCGGAAGGAATACTGGGCAGATCATTCGGCACAGTTTCCAGGTGGTGGGGCAGGAATGGGAGTGGAAAGAAAGGGAGGGACATCGAAGAGATTGATATTGTCGCGTATTCCGAAACAAGAAGGGAATTGCTTTTCGCAGAATGCAAGTGGACAAACAGTCCGGTAACGATGAGCGTGGTTGAAGATCTAAAGAGGAAATCAGAAACGCTGAGAAAGCTGTATCCCGGGAACAAATACACATATGCGGTTTTCTCCAGAGGAGGATTCAGGAGAATCCCGCCTGAGACTTCCGACGATGTGGTCTTGATGAGACTTCAGGATGTGGAACAGGAGCTTTACAAAAATTGA